In Microvenator marinus, one genomic interval encodes:
- a CDS encoding 1,4-dihydroxy-2-naphthoyl-CoA synthase, which yields MVSAIFDESRWEAVEGFDFEDITYHRAKDQGTVRIAFNRPEVRNAFRPKTVDELYRALDHARMTPDVGVVLLTGNGPSSKDAGWAFCSGGDQRIRGKDGYKYEGAEGVDPARLGRLHILEVQRLIRFMPKVVICVVPGWAVGGGHSLHVVCDMTIASREHAQFKQTDADVASFDGGFGSAYLARQVGQKFAREIFFLGRTYTAQQAYEMGMVNAVVDHDKLEETALEWARECMKSPTAIRMLKYAFNMIDDGLVGQQLFAGEATRLAYGTDEAQEGRDAFLEKRPQDYKDFPWHF from the coding sequence ATGGTATCTGCAATCTTTGATGAGTCACGTTGGGAAGCTGTTGAGGGGTTCGATTTTGAGGACATTACGTATCACCGTGCCAAGGATCAGGGCACCGTTCGTATCGCCTTTAACCGTCCCGAGGTCCGAAACGCGTTTCGGCCAAAGACCGTGGATGAGTTGTATCGCGCCCTTGACCACGCGCGCATGACGCCGGACGTGGGCGTGGTACTTTTGACCGGAAACGGGCCATCTTCTAAAGATGCTGGCTGGGCGTTTTGTTCCGGTGGTGACCAGCGGATTCGCGGGAAAGATGGCTACAAATATGAGGGAGCTGAGGGTGTGGACCCCGCACGACTTGGGAGGCTTCATATTCTTGAGGTTCAGCGGCTGATTCGATTTATGCCGAAGGTTGTGATTTGCGTGGTGCCGGGCTGGGCCGTGGGCGGTGGGCACAGCCTCCATGTGGTGTGCGATATGACGATCGCGAGCCGTGAGCACGCCCAGTTTAAGCAAACCGACGCAGATGTCGCTAGTTTTGATGGTGGTTTCGGGTCGGCCTATTTGGCTCGGCAAGTCGGTCAGAAATTTGCTCGAGAGATCTTCTTCCTCGGCCGTACCTACACCGCTCAACAAGCCTACGAGATGGGTATGGTCAATGCTGTGGTTGACCACGATAAACTCGAGGAGACGGCGCTTGAATGGGCGCGTGAATGCATGAAGAGCCCCACGGCGATTCGAATGCTGAAATACGCTTTCAATATGATCGACGATGGGCTGGTTGGGCAGCAGTTGTTTGCGGGCGAGGCCACAAGGCTTGCGTATGGAACCGATGAAGCCCAAGAGGGGCGAGACGCGTTTTTGGAGAAAAGGCCACAGGATTACAAGGATTTCCCGTGGCATTTCTAG
- a CDS encoding nuclease-related domain-containing protein — MAQIFPAELPEGVHTTRSERAIFEALKAGLPDDFYVYYALPFVSGETAAQGEVDFIILHPELGMLFLECKGGGIERDHDGTWYRMKGKKREKLSRTPAEQAKSQVEALVTKFRGSCVRLFGSISGRFPMVYGWAIAFPLSVWESHNIPPDMEPEIFLDAAVLEDTHRLVVDAMSFWARKHETPPTLSADQFETFRTNVLSPEIKLVPLLDRVLPSGAHPMVRLTDKQAAVAERISASKRLMINGSGGTGKTLLAFHSAQMMANEDKRVLLLCHDPALAEKFSLVTTQLARQVQVAHEATQTLTLDSSSTLAFKRPSEDERTIAIGKVSDEPATQAIDSVDETTVRFAKPDLKLKSRRWSVQLPGTIETIDYPRLVFRAAMLLNESPPPQERSAHTLKAALTQDLIGPWDAIVVDQGESLSPAALEVLESALTPGGQLVVFYDPDKASGRQYMPRIGPEIPLI; from the coding sequence ATGGCTCAAATCTTTCCCGCCGAACTCCCCGAAGGCGTGCATACGACTCGAAGCGAACGCGCGATCTTTGAGGCTCTCAAGGCCGGTCTCCCCGACGATTTCTACGTCTACTATGCCCTGCCCTTCGTCTCCGGCGAGACTGCAGCTCAGGGAGAAGTTGATTTCATCATCCTGCACCCCGAGCTCGGGATGCTCTTCCTCGAGTGCAAAGGCGGCGGCATCGAGCGCGACCACGATGGAACCTGGTATCGGATGAAGGGTAAAAAGCGCGAAAAACTCTCGCGTACTCCCGCCGAACAAGCCAAGAGTCAGGTGGAGGCGCTTGTCACGAAGTTTCGCGGCTCGTGTGTAAGACTGTTTGGCTCGATTTCAGGCCGTTTCCCAATGGTCTACGGCTGGGCAATCGCTTTCCCCTTAAGTGTCTGGGAGAGCCACAATATCCCGCCTGATATGGAGCCAGAAATCTTTCTTGACGCCGCCGTCCTGGAAGACACGCATCGACTCGTCGTGGACGCCATGAGCTTTTGGGCCCGAAAGCATGAAACACCTCCGACGCTCTCAGCCGATCAATTCGAGACGTTTCGCACCAATGTCTTGAGCCCGGAAATCAAGCTCGTACCACTCCTAGACCGCGTGCTTCCTAGCGGGGCGCACCCCATGGTTCGCCTCACAGACAAACAGGCAGCCGTCGCCGAAAGGATTTCCGCCTCCAAACGACTCATGATCAACGGCTCTGGCGGCACCGGTAAGACCTTGCTCGCCTTTCACTCGGCACAAATGATGGCCAACGAGGATAAGCGCGTCTTGCTCCTCTGCCATGATCCTGCGCTGGCCGAAAAATTCTCTCTGGTCACGACCCAGCTCGCAAGACAGGTCCAGGTGGCACACGAGGCCACCCAAACCCTCACCCTCGACTCATCCTCAACCCTCGCGTTCAAGCGCCCGAGCGAAGATGAACGCACCATTGCGATCGGCAAGGTCTCGGACGAGCCTGCGACACAGGCTATCGATTCGGTGGATGAGACCACTGTTCGATTTGCCAAACCCGACCTCAAACTCAAGTCGCGGCGTTGGTCTGTTCAACTCCCTGGAACCATCGAAACAATCGATTATCCGCGACTTGTTTTTAGAGCTGCGATGCTCCTGAACGAGTCGCCGCCTCCCCAAGAGAGGAGTGCGCACACCCTTAAAGCTGCCCTCACCCAAGACCTCATCGGCCCATGGGACGCGATCGTGGTGGACCAAGGCGAAAGCCTCTCCCCTGCCGCACTGGAGGTCTTAGAAAGTGCCCTGACACCCGGGGGACAACTCGTGGTCTTCTACGACCCTGATAAAGCGTCGGGACGGCAGTATATGCCAAGAATCGGCCCGGAGATTCCGCTTATCTAG
- a CDS encoding glutamine--tRNA ligase/YqeY domain fusion protein, protein MAEEIERKSNFIRDIIDKDLASGKHTKIVTRFPPEPNGYLHIGHAKSICLNFGLAIDYQGQCHLRFDDTNPVKEDIEYVESIKNDVKWLGFDWGENLFFASNYFERMYLLAEKLIQKGLAYVDFQPHEAIREQRGTLTEPGVEGPYRNTSPEENLKLFRQMRQGKYKDGECILRAKIDMTSPNMVMRDPALYRVKHAHHHNTGDEWCIYPMYDYAHCLEDAFEGVTHSICTLEFENNRELYDWVIQTTEVECQPKQIEFARLSLNYTVMSKRKLLQLVQEKHVNGWDDPRMFTIAGLRRRGVTPEAIRNFASLIGVAKANSTVDMSLFEFCVRDDLNHRAPRVMCVIDPIKVTLTNLPEDFSETIDAPLWPFDVPKEGSRDVVLTREIYIERDDFMKDPPKGYYRLKPGGEARLRYGYVIRCDEALEDESGNVLELKCSIHMDSKDGRGFEGKKVKGVIHWVSATHALPAEIRLYDRLFSHEKPDADGDFLAHINPDSLKISSGFIEPAALTLDETHFQFERNGYFVHDLDSSKDTPIFNRVVSLKDSWAKEVAKTDAPEEAPPKPEPKPAPTEKAEGTPQKSSRVLEREKAREQDPALAARYARYLELGVQDDEADLLSGEVEKGDYFEELLAVSSAPASAALWMVNELLPQIEEDALPSLKFTPAQFAELVKLVDDNEVVTAAAREVLQVMLTDGGSPEAIVDQRGLRVLKDTSKLDAIIDQVLAENPDELARYKEGKTTLFGFFIGKVMKATKGAADGHMVRERLQNRLE, encoded by the coding sequence ATGGCCGAAGAAATCGAAAGAAAATCCAATTTCATCCGCGATATTATCGACAAAGACCTCGCGTCCGGAAAGCACACCAAGATCGTGACGCGCTTTCCGCCCGAGCCCAACGGCTACCTCCACATCGGGCACGCGAAGTCCATTTGTCTGAATTTCGGCCTGGCCATCGACTACCAAGGCCAATGCCATCTCAGATTTGACGACACCAACCCGGTCAAAGAAGACATCGAGTACGTTGAGTCCATCAAGAACGACGTGAAATGGCTCGGTTTTGATTGGGGCGAGAACCTCTTTTTTGCGTCGAATTACTTCGAACGAATGTATCTCCTGGCCGAAAAGCTCATTCAAAAGGGGCTCGCGTACGTAGACTTTCAGCCTCACGAAGCGATCCGTGAACAAAGGGGCACCCTGACCGAGCCCGGCGTTGAAGGGCCTTATCGAAACACCTCGCCGGAAGAAAATCTGAAGCTCTTTAGACAGATGCGCCAGGGCAAATACAAAGATGGTGAGTGCATCCTCAGGGCGAAGATCGACATGACCTCTCCCAATATGGTCATGCGAGACCCTGCACTCTACCGCGTCAAACACGCGCATCACCACAACACTGGCGATGAGTGGTGCATCTACCCAATGTACGATTATGCGCACTGCCTCGAAGACGCTTTCGAGGGCGTGACCCATTCTATCTGCACCCTGGAGTTCGAAAATAATCGCGAACTTTACGACTGGGTGATTCAAACCACGGAAGTTGAGTGCCAGCCAAAGCAGATTGAGTTTGCGCGGCTCAGCCTCAACTACACCGTAATGTCCAAACGAAAGCTCCTGCAGCTCGTTCAGGAAAAGCACGTCAACGGCTGGGACGACCCTCGGATGTTCACCATCGCTGGTTTGCGCCGACGTGGCGTCACGCCCGAAGCCATCCGAAACTTCGCGTCGTTGATCGGTGTGGCAAAGGCCAACTCCACTGTGGACATGAGCCTCTTTGAGTTTTGCGTGCGTGACGATCTCAACCACCGTGCACCGCGTGTGATGTGTGTGATCGACCCCATCAAGGTCACCTTGACGAACCTTCCAGAGGATTTTTCCGAAACCATCGACGCCCCGCTTTGGCCATTTGATGTACCTAAGGAAGGCTCACGAGACGTCGTGCTTACGCGCGAGATCTACATCGAACGCGATGATTTCATGAAGGACCCGCCCAAAGGCTATTACCGCCTCAAGCCCGGCGGTGAGGCCCGGCTACGATATGGCTACGTCATTCGTTGTGATGAGGCGCTTGAGGACGAATCTGGAAACGTTCTGGAGCTCAAGTGTTCCATCCACATGGACTCCAAGGACGGACGTGGATTTGAGGGAAAGAAGGTCAAGGGCGTGATTCACTGGGTCTCTGCTACCCACGCATTGCCCGCAGAGATACGCCTCTACGATCGGCTTTTCTCGCATGAAAAACCTGACGCCGACGGCGATTTCCTGGCCCATATCAACCCAGACTCATTGAAGATTTCTTCAGGGTTCATCGAGCCAGCGGCTCTCACACTGGACGAAACGCATTTCCAGTTCGAACGAAACGGCTATTTTGTTCACGATTTGGACTCTTCCAAAGACACACCAATTTTCAACCGCGTCGTGTCGCTCAAAGACTCGTGGGCCAAAGAAGTCGCAAAAACAGATGCTCCCGAAGAAGCACCGCCCAAACCTGAGCCCAAGCCTGCGCCGACCGAGAAAGCCGAAGGGACGCCCCAGAAAAGTTCTAGGGTTCTGGAAAGAGAAAAGGCACGAGAACAAGACCCAGCGCTGGCAGCCCGCTATGCTCGCTACCTGGAACTCGGAGTGCAGGACGACGAAGCCGACCTCCTCTCCGGCGAGGTCGAAAAAGGCGACTACTTCGAGGAGCTACTGGCGGTCTCGAGTGCGCCCGCCTCCGCCGCGCTCTGGATGGTCAACGAACTCCTCCCGCAAATCGAGGAAGACGCGCTCCCGAGCCTCAAGTTCACGCCTGCCCAGTTCGCTGAACTTGTGAAACTCGTGGATGACAATGAAGTTGTTACCGCGGCAGCTCGTGAAGTTCTCCAAGTGATGCTCACGGATGGCGGCAGTCCTGAGGCTATCGTGGACCAGCGCGGTCTGCGTGTCCTTAAAGACACCTCAAAGCTCGACGCCATCATCGACCAAGTTCTCGCCGAGAACCCCGACGAGCTCGCGCGCTACAAAGAAGGCAAGACCACGCTCTTCGGCTTCTTCATCGGCAAAGTCATGAAGGCCACAAAAGGCGCGGCGGACGGACACATGGTGCGAGAAAGACTGCAAAATCGTCTAGAGTAG
- a CDS encoding SIR2 family NAD-dependent protein deacylase translates to MDVLEQVAERIKSARGIFVFIGSGLSAASGVPLYRDEEGKYIHPEVLPYTQRKTFDEDPARMLAWYNQKRASLDRVWPNGAHYALAKLAAFKPCVFATQNVDGLLEQALEHEDVDAEVLRLHGSLRISRCDACKTRDYSNAEWGLENRCQRCGELLRPDVVWFGEPLPRGLVDAATEALLESSVCLIVGSSGLVFPAAELPSYASERGLYVVEVNTHESHFSADADVFLKGPAEEVLPALNEAIGLL, encoded by the coding sequence TTGGATGTCTTGGAACAGGTGGCGGAGAGAATAAAGTCCGCACGAGGCATTTTTGTGTTCATCGGAAGCGGGTTGAGTGCCGCGTCCGGCGTGCCGCTCTATCGGGACGAGGAAGGCAAATACATTCATCCCGAGGTTTTGCCGTACACACAGCGCAAGACCTTCGACGAGGATCCGGCGCGGATGCTGGCCTGGTACAACCAAAAGCGCGCTTCGCTTGACCGTGTTTGGCCCAATGGCGCTCATTATGCGCTGGCCAAGCTGGCTGCTTTCAAACCTTGTGTTTTTGCGACCCAGAATGTGGATGGCCTTTTGGAGCAGGCGCTTGAACACGAAGATGTAGACGCGGAAGTGCTGCGTTTGCACGGTTCATTGCGGATATCGCGCTGTGACGCCTGCAAAACCAGGGATTATTCGAATGCGGAGTGGGGGCTCGAAAACCGATGCCAGCGGTGTGGTGAGCTCCTTAGGCCTGATGTTGTGTGGTTTGGAGAGCCTTTGCCGAGAGGGCTAGTGGATGCCGCGACCGAAGCTTTGCTGGAAAGTTCTGTGTGTTTGATCGTGGGGTCGTCGGGCCTTGTGTTTCCGGCCGCTGAGCTTCCCTCGTACGCAAGCGAACGAGGGCTCTACGTGGTGGAAGTGAACACCCACGAGTCCCATTTTTCAGCCGATGCAGATGTGTTCTTGAAGGGGCCGGCCGAGGAAGTTTTGCCGGCACTCAATGAAGCGATTGGACTACTCTAG
- a CDS encoding IgGFc-binding protein, producing the protein MKLISRLVAGFCLFLFACDEENGPQPIAFPQDPPDLGFSDAGTPDEVARLCQPGSRRCVDETSPFYEVCGPNGAYFDLEACEPGQICRDRRCVDFACRASESICLGTRSVATCAADGRSYENESECPNDSVCRAGTCVDLCANAENEGSYIGCEYTATRLFNLSEEDYAFAIVVGNPNRFLPLSVSLSSANQEILLAQGTPKTSEIIDESGATLPIESVENVVVPPRNMAVFVLDIRNNTPIKIKSTRPVIAAQFNPYCCNQNYSNDASLLFPDYTLGTRYRLTNYPAFGELPPEAIVIAQDSDTTLSWRDLGNTYSQSIDANASFTIRSVTPDISGIELNSSHPISVFSSHPCTFIPDQLWACDHLESQLLPADSLGSQYILSPMRIRSDDPEDTTEGIYWWLTADEDVQVSFDPPLSSLDVRTSSSTQRRLCRVRGGSLTLEAGESCEIGLYEPTSLSASGRLSVAGFLSGQESTGKQFFGTQAGDPAMFLLPPIDRLRTDYSFISPPTYAVNYITVAAPANAVFLLDGEQLKPESMLQTQSVQVNSQRWKIFTVRISAGVHRIESAQPFQLLVYAYDDYVSYAYVGGLDLGPKQ; encoded by the coding sequence ATGAAGCTCATATCAAGACTAGTCGCTGGTTTCTGCCTATTTCTCTTCGCATGTGACGAAGAAAATGGCCCCCAGCCCATTGCCTTTCCACAAGACCCACCAGATCTCGGCTTTTCGGATGCCGGAACCCCCGACGAAGTCGCGCGTCTCTGTCAGCCTGGCTCTCGCCGATGTGTCGACGAAACTAGCCCGTTCTACGAAGTCTGTGGTCCAAATGGCGCCTATTTCGATCTCGAAGCTTGCGAACCTGGCCAGATCTGCCGCGATCGGCGATGTGTAGACTTTGCCTGTCGGGCGTCTGAATCGATTTGTCTCGGTACGCGCTCGGTCGCAACATGTGCCGCGGACGGCCGCTCGTACGAAAACGAGAGCGAGTGTCCAAACGACTCGGTTTGCCGCGCCGGAACGTGTGTGGATCTCTGCGCCAACGCCGAAAACGAAGGCTCGTATATCGGCTGCGAATACACCGCAACCCGGCTCTTCAACCTCAGCGAAGAAGACTACGCGTTCGCCATCGTGGTCGGTAACCCCAACCGATTCCTGCCTCTCAGCGTCTCACTATCTTCAGCTAATCAAGAAATCTTGCTCGCCCAAGGTACGCCCAAGACCTCAGAGATTATCGACGAATCCGGGGCAACTCTACCCATCGAATCCGTCGAAAACGTGGTCGTTCCGCCGCGAAACATGGCCGTCTTCGTGCTCGATATCCGCAACAATACACCGATCAAGATCAAGTCAACTCGGCCTGTCATCGCAGCGCAGTTCAACCCCTATTGCTGCAACCAGAACTACAGCAACGACGCGTCATTACTCTTCCCAGACTACACACTTGGAACGCGCTACCGACTCACGAATTACCCGGCATTTGGCGAGCTACCTCCGGAAGCCATCGTGATCGCCCAAGACTCAGACACGACCCTAAGCTGGCGCGACTTGGGAAACACCTACTCTCAGAGCATTGATGCCAATGCCTCATTCACCATCCGTTCCGTCACCCCGGATATCTCAGGGATTGAGTTGAACAGCTCGCACCCCATCAGCGTATTCTCGTCTCATCCTTGTACCTTTATCCCTGACCAACTCTGGGCATGTGACCACCTGGAATCCCAACTCTTGCCCGCCGATTCTCTCGGGTCTCAATACATTCTCTCGCCGATGAGAATTCGAAGTGACGACCCCGAAGACACCACGGAAGGTATCTACTGGTGGCTGACAGCTGACGAAGACGTACAGGTAAGTTTCGATCCTCCGCTCTCAAGCCTGGACGTTCGGACGTCCTCCTCCACACAAAGGCGACTCTGCCGCGTACGCGGCGGCTCCCTCACACTCGAGGCTGGCGAAAGCTGTGAAATTGGACTCTATGAGCCCACCTCGCTCTCGGCGAGCGGTAGGCTAAGCGTAGCGGGCTTTTTGTCTGGCCAAGAGAGCACGGGCAAACAGTTTTTTGGCACGCAAGCCGGAGATCCGGCCATGTTCCTTCTCCCCCCAATCGATCGCTTAAGGACTGACTATTCCTTCATCTCTCCGCCTACTTACGCGGTGAATTACATCACTGTTGCTGCGCCCGCGAACGCGGTGTTTCTGCTCGATGGAGAACAACTAAAGCCTGAGTCAATGCTTCAAACTCAGTCCGTTCAGGTGAACTCCCAGCGCTGGAAAATCTTTACGGTCCGCATTAGCGCAGGCGTTCATCGCATCGAATCAGCGCAGCCTTTCCAACTCTTGGTCTACGCTTATGACGACTACGTCAGCTACGCCTACGTCGGCGGATTAGACCTGGGACCAAAACAATAA
- a CDS encoding tetratricopeptide repeat protein: MIRIIIFLLATSLVACGGPEKTAENETPVKTNGMVAQELFVQGNQALDAGDYDNAIKIYQDAAERHPERWDIPMNLAIAYSRTAKFKEALGAIEVAFQNGGKEHHQVYFNLGNIYQERGMYGQAVDAYRAALALQPKPEIDTLVNLGASYLFIFKYDEARATYDYINELFPDDPRAMHGIGLIYQTQSNYPEALEFYENAHRIDSNFSMSYFNKAWVLAQLERYDEAVQSMQTYLDRDPEGPYVKRAKNLINSWKSKSASKS, encoded by the coding sequence GTGATTCGAATAATAATCTTCCTGCTCGCTACATCACTCGTCGCGTGCGGAGGTCCCGAGAAGACAGCCGAAAACGAGACGCCGGTCAAGACAAACGGCATGGTCGCTCAGGAACTCTTTGTTCAGGGCAATCAGGCGCTTGATGCGGGCGACTACGATAACGCCATCAAAATCTATCAAGACGCCGCAGAACGCCATCCAGAACGCTGGGATATCCCTATGAATCTGGCCATCGCGTATTCGCGCACGGCCAAGTTTAAGGAAGCCCTCGGCGCAATTGAGGTAGCGTTTCAGAACGGTGGAAAAGAACACCATCAGGTCTATTTCAACCTCGGCAATATCTACCAGGAACGCGGGATGTACGGCCAAGCGGTCGACGCCTACCGTGCTGCCCTCGCGCTTCAGCCTAAGCCCGAGATCGACACACTCGTCAATCTGGGCGCCTCGTACCTCTTCATCTTCAAGTACGACGAGGCTCGCGCAACCTACGACTATATCAACGAACTCTTCCCAGACGATCCAAGAGCCATGCACGGCATTGGTTTGATCTACCAAACACAGAGCAACTACCCAGAAGCTCTCGAGTTCTACGAGAACGCGCACCGAATCGATTCAAACTTCTCAATGTCGTATTTCAATAAAGCATGGGTCCTCGCGCAACTTGAACGCTACGACGAAGCCGTACAATCGATGCAAACCTACCTTGATCGCGATCCTGAGGGTCCGTACGTCAAAAGAGCCAAGAATTTGATAAATTCTTGGAAGAGCAAATCTGCGTCAAAATCTTGA
- a CDS encoding cold-shock protein has product MHRGSVKWFNNAKGFGFITKGDVEEDIFVHYSQIAGDGFKTLRQGENVVFELCAGDKGLHAENVVREEESD; this is encoded by the coding sequence ATGCACAGGGGATCAGTAAAATGGTTTAATAACGCGAAAGGCTTTGGATTCATCACCAAAGGCGACGTGGAAGAAGACATCTTCGTCCACTACAGCCAAATCGCTGGTGATGGCTTTAAGACCCTTCGACAAGGCGAAAACGTTGTCTTCGAGCTATGTGCTGGTGACAAAGGACTTCACGCAGAAAACGTGGTCCGGGAAGAAGAGAGCGACTAA
- a CDS encoding FHA domain-containing protein — protein sequence MPNARVCTECGAVVPDGHHYCGRCGARYFDEGSGAANETMFFGAMQAPGRAKLILIRGEGLEGLSYHLNATEHVAGRKQGAILFPEDNYLSPRHASFLYRDNVLYLKDEGSHNGTFLRLRGPRAVADGQEILVGEQLLRIEYLNLKAEYPMREETLMYISPPKDYMFRVTQIVRGGKPGASFCSVNNDVLVGREGCDMNFPDDRHASRKHVRLTWKDGQVVVQDHDSRNGTFIRVSNEERLQHGDYVYFGSELMRVEINV from the coding sequence ATGCCAAATGCGCGTGTGTGTACAGAGTGCGGAGCTGTAGTTCCAGATGGTCATCACTATTGTGGTCGTTGTGGGGCTCGTTATTTTGATGAAGGATCGGGCGCAGCCAACGAGACGATGTTCTTTGGGGCTATGCAGGCTCCAGGTCGCGCCAAGTTGATCTTGATACGCGGTGAAGGCCTTGAGGGCCTGAGCTACCATCTCAATGCTACCGAACACGTTGCGGGCCGAAAGCAAGGCGCCATTCTCTTTCCAGAGGATAACTACTTGAGTCCGCGCCACGCGAGCTTCTTGTACCGCGACAACGTTCTCTATCTGAAGGACGAGGGCAGCCACAACGGGACATTCCTAAGACTTCGTGGTCCGCGAGCAGTCGCCGACGGGCAGGAGATCTTGGTGGGTGAGCAGCTCCTTCGGATCGAGTACCTGAATTTGAAGGCGGAATATCCGATGAGAGAGGAGACTCTGATGTATATCAGCCCTCCTAAAGATTATATGTTCCGAGTCACGCAGATCGTGCGTGGAGGAAAGCCTGGCGCGTCATTCTGTTCTGTGAACAACGACGTTCTAGTTGGTCGAGAGGGGTGCGATATGAACTTCCCTGACGACCGACACGCCTCGCGAAAGCATGTCAGACTCACGTGGAAGGACGGCCAAGTTGTGGTTCAAGACCACGATTCTCGTAACGGAACCTTCATCCGCGTGTCCAACGAAGAGCGTCTCCAGCATGGAGACTACGTGTACTTCGGAAGCGAACTGATGCGCGTTGAAATCAACGTCTGA